The Bifidobacterium eulemuris genome includes a window with the following:
- a CDS encoding F0F1 ATP synthase subunit gamma: MGSQLALKSRIASTSSLEKIFNAQEMIASSHIARARDVALNAKPYTDAIFDAVQALVAHTHVSHPIVKKEEDNPRVAVLALTSDRGMAGPYTSSIIRETESLLARLDEQGKQPELYVYGRRGSTYYKYRNRAIADTWEGNTDQPGVEIAETISKALMEAYMKPASQGGVSELYIVYTEFINMVVQKVRVLRMLPVELIRPDQPDNGPMTEDDAENASPLYAFEPSIDEVLDAILPKYIQSRIHECLLTAAASETASRQNAMHTATENARNLIDDLTRKLNASRQASITQELTEIIGSADALNTKEE, from the coding sequence ATGGGCTCGCAACTCGCATTGAAATCCCGCATTGCCTCCACATCGTCGTTGGAGAAGATCTTCAACGCGCAGGAGATGATCGCGTCTTCGCATATCGCCCGCGCCCGCGACGTGGCGCTGAACGCGAAGCCGTACACCGATGCGATTTTCGATGCCGTGCAGGCTCTGGTGGCCCACACCCATGTGTCGCATCCGATCGTGAAGAAGGAGGAGGACAACCCCCGGGTCGCCGTCCTCGCCCTCACCTCGGATCGCGGCATGGCCGGCCCGTACACCTCCTCGATCATCCGTGAGACGGAATCGCTGCTTGCCCGCCTTGACGAGCAGGGCAAGCAGCCGGAGCTGTACGTGTACGGTCGCCGCGGATCGACGTACTACAAGTACCGCAACCGCGCGATCGCCGACACGTGGGAGGGCAACACCGACCAGCCCGGCGTGGAAATCGCCGAGACGATCTCCAAAGCGCTGATGGAAGCGTATATGAAGCCGGCGAGTCAGGGCGGAGTTTCCGAACTCTACATCGTCTACACCGAGTTCATCAATATGGTGGTGCAGAAGGTGCGCGTGCTGCGCATGCTGCCGGTGGAGCTGATCCGTCCCGACCAGCCGGACAACGGCCCCATGACCGAGGACGACGCCGAGAACGCCTCGCCGCTGTACGCCTTCGAGCCGAGCATCGACGAGGTGCTGGATGCGATTCTGCCGAAGTACATCCAGTCGCGCATCCACGAATGTCTGCTCACCGCGGCCGCATCCGAAACCGCGAGCCGGCAGAACGCCATGCATACGGCCACGGAGAACGCCCGCAATCTGATCGACGATCTGACCCGCAAGCTCAACGCCTCGCGTCAGGCCTCGATCACCCAGGAACTTACCGAAATCATCGGCAGCGCTGACGCGCTGAACACAAAGGAAGAGTAG
- the atpA gene encoding F0F1 ATP synthase subunit alpha yields the protein MAELTIDPASIRKALDEFVESYKPSDTPTQEVGYVATAGDGIAHVTGLPGCMANELLTFEDGTLGLAFNLDAREIGVVILGDYAGIEEGQEVRRTGEVLSVPVGDGYLGRVVDPLGNPIDGLGEIKSEGRRILEAQAPDVMHRHPVDEPLSTGLKAIDAMTPIGRGQRQLIIGDRQTGKTAIAIDTIINQKANWESGDPKKQVRCIYVAVGQKGSTIASVKQSLIDSGAMEYTTIVASPASDSAGFKYIAPYTGSAIGQHWMYNGKHVLIVFDDLSKQAEAYRSISLLLRRPPGREAYPGDVFYLHSRLLERCAKVSDDLGGGSMTGLPIVETKANDVSAYIPTNVISITDGQIFLQSDLFNANQRPAVDVGISVSRVGGAAQTKALKKVSGTLKISLAQYRSLESFAMFASDLDAASKAQLTRGAHLTELLKQPQFSPYSMEQEVVSVWTGTNGKLDDLDLADVLPFEQGLLDYLEHNTDILKTIRETEAFTAETEAALDKAVDAYRETFVSTAGKPLVDKKPEVRQDTPVDQETIVAGEK from the coding sequence ATGGCAGAACTGACCATCGATCCCGCCTCGATACGCAAGGCGCTCGACGAGTTCGTCGAGTCGTACAAGCCGAGCGACACCCCCACCCAGGAGGTGGGCTATGTCGCCACGGCCGGCGACGGCATTGCGCACGTGACGGGTCTGCCTGGTTGCATGGCCAACGAGCTGCTGACCTTCGAGGACGGCACGCTTGGTCTGGCGTTCAACCTGGACGCTCGTGAGATCGGCGTGGTTATCCTCGGCGATTACGCGGGCATCGAAGAGGGCCAGGAAGTGCGCCGCACCGGCGAAGTGCTTTCCGTGCCCGTCGGCGACGGCTATCTGGGCCGCGTCGTGGACCCGCTGGGCAACCCGATCGACGGATTGGGCGAGATCAAAAGCGAGGGACGCCGCATCCTCGAGGCCCAGGCCCCGGACGTGATGCACCGCCATCCGGTGGACGAGCCGCTGTCGACCGGCCTGAAGGCCATCGACGCGATGACCCCGATCGGCCGCGGACAGCGCCAGCTCATCATCGGCGACCGCCAGACCGGCAAAACCGCCATCGCGATCGACACCATTATCAACCAGAAGGCCAACTGGGAGTCCGGCGACCCGAAGAAGCAGGTGCGCTGCATCTACGTGGCGGTCGGCCAGAAGGGCTCCACCATCGCCTCGGTCAAGCAGAGCCTGATCGACTCCGGCGCCATGGAATACACCACGATCGTGGCTTCCCCGGCCTCCGATTCCGCCGGCTTCAAGTACATCGCCCCCTACACCGGTTCGGCCATCGGCCAGCACTGGATGTACAACGGCAAGCACGTGCTCATCGTCTTCGACGATCTGTCGAAGCAGGCCGAGGCCTACCGTTCGATCTCGCTGCTGCTGCGCCGCCCGCCGGGGCGCGAGGCCTACCCGGGCGACGTGTTCTACCTGCACTCCCGTCTTCTCGAACGCTGCGCGAAGGTCTCCGACGATCTCGGCGGCGGTTCGATGACCGGTCTGCCGATCGTCGAGACCAAGGCGAACGACGTATCCGCGTACATTCCGACCAACGTGATCTCCATCACCGACGGCCAGATCTTCCTGCAGTCCGACCTGTTCAACGCGAACCAGCGTCCGGCCGTGGACGTGGGCATCTCCGTGTCCCGAGTCGGCGGCGCCGCGCAGACCAAGGCGCTTAAGAAGGTCTCCGGCACGCTGAAGATCTCGCTGGCGCAGTACCGCTCGCTGGAATCCTTCGCCATGTTCGCCTCCGATCTGGACGCGGCCTCGAAGGCCCAGCTGACCCGTGGCGCGCATCTGACCGAGCTGCTCAAGCAGCCGCAGTTCAGCCCGTACTCCATGGAGCAGGAAGTGGTTTCGGTGTGGACCGGCACGAACGGCAAGCTCGACGACCTTGATCTGGCCGACGTGCTGCCCTTCGAGCAGGGACTGCTCGACTATCTGGAGCACAACACCGACATCCTCAAGACCATCCGCGAAACCGAGGCCTTCACCGCGGAGACCGAAGCGGCGCTCGACAAGGCCGTGGACGCCTACCGCGAGACCTTCGTCTCCACCGCCGGCAAGCCGCTGGTGGACAAGAAGCCCGAGGTCAGGCAGGACACTCCGGTCGACCAGGAGACGATCGTGGCGGGGGAGAAGTAA
- a CDS encoding F0F1 ATP synthase subunit delta, whose translation MRGEASRIADRESRDSLAPRLRDTREEAWRIGNELFTITNVLDHDIHLERALTDPSRPVADKEAVLRTILGDQAHEMTMTIMNDLVARKWSRVSDIANAVEDFAVDGMMYYADATDATLQVSIELAQLHSALLNLPVVRSKLYDANVPAEARIKLLFSLIGDQGFSKITMRLAEHATCNLRNRRYLETIQWLINKFSRHMGESMVTVTTAVALSEEQIQRLTDVYSEKTGHPVHINSVVDPTVIGGMRVQVGDEVTDNTVVAQLQHLHRAVAA comes from the coding sequence ATGCGAGGAGAGGCATCACGTATCGCCGATCGCGAGTCGCGTGACTCGCTGGCCCCGCGTCTTCGCGACACCCGTGAAGAGGCGTGGCGCATTGGCAACGAGCTCTTCACCATCACGAACGTGCTGGACCATGACATCCATCTCGAACGCGCGCTCACCGATCCGTCCCGACCGGTCGCCGACAAGGAGGCCGTGCTCAGGACGATTCTGGGCGATCAGGCGCACGAGATGACGATGACGATCATGAACGATCTGGTCGCCCGCAAGTGGAGCCGCGTCTCCGACATCGCCAACGCGGTGGAGGATTTCGCCGTGGACGGCATGATGTACTACGCCGACGCCACCGACGCCACCCTGCAGGTGTCGATCGAGTTGGCGCAGCTGCATTCGGCGCTGCTCAACCTGCCCGTGGTGCGTTCCAAGCTCTATGACGCGAACGTGCCCGCCGAAGCGCGCATCAAGCTGCTGTTCTCCCTGATCGGCGATCAGGGATTCAGCAAGATCACGATGCGTCTGGCCGAGCATGCCACCTGCAATCTGCGCAACCGTCGCTATCTGGAGACGATCCAGTGGCTGATCAACAAGTTCTCGCGCCATATGGGCGAATCCATGGTCACCGTGACCACGGCCGTCGCCCTGAGCGAGGAGCAGATCCAGCGGCTGACCGACGTCTACTCCGAGAAAACCGGCCATCCGGTGCATATCAACTCGGTGGTGGATCCCACGGTGATCGGCGGCATGCGTGTCCAGGTGGGCGACGAGGTCACGGACAACACCGTGGTCGCGCAGCTGCAGCACCTGCACAGGGCCGTGGCGGCCTGA
- a CDS encoding F0F1 ATP synthase subunit B translates to MTIAEESGIALFIPKVYDIVWSLIILVIIAVFFYKFFMPKFQAVFDERAEKIQGGIEKAEQAQLEANAAKEQYENKLSTARVEASKIRDDARAEASHIIADARARAETDAAQIMANAQRSIESQQQQALVSLKGEVGVLATALAGKILGAKLEDEAVQSSMIDSMIDGMSKK, encoded by the coding sequence ATGACTATTGCGGAAGAGAGCGGCATCGCGCTGTTCATCCCCAAGGTCTACGACATCGTGTGGTCGCTGATCATTCTGGTGATCATCGCGGTGTTCTTCTACAAGTTCTTCATGCCGAAGTTCCAGGCCGTGTTCGATGAGCGCGCCGAGAAGATCCAAGGCGGCATCGAGAAGGCCGAACAGGCCCAGCTCGAAGCCAACGCCGCCAAGGAGCAGTACGAGAACAAGCTGAGCACCGCCCGCGTCGAAGCCTCGAAGATCCGCGACGACGCCCGCGCCGAAGCCTCGCACATCATCGCCGACGCCCGCGCCCGCGCCGAAACCGACGCGGCGCAGATCATGGCCAACGCCCAGCGCTCCATCGAATCGCAGCAGCAGCAGGCCCTGGTCTCGCTCAAAGGCGAGGTCGGCGTGCTGGCCACGGCTCTGGCCGGCAAGATCCTCGGTGCCAAGCTGGAGGACGAGGCCGTGCAGAGCTCGATGATCGACTCGATGATCGACGGCATGAGCAAGAAGTGA
- the atpE gene encoding ATP synthase F0 subunit C — protein MDIITLAEVAGNINVIGYGLATLGPGIGLGILIGKTIESTARQPEVGGRLQTLMFLGLAFVEVLALLGLVAGFIFQ, from the coding sequence ATGGATATCATCACCCTCGCGGAGGTCGCTGGTAACATCAACGTCATCGGCTACGGTCTGGCCACTCTTGGCCCCGGCATCGGCCTTGGCATCCTCATCGGCAAGACCATCGAGAGCACCGCCCGTCAGCCCGAGGTCGGCGGCCGTCTGCAGACGCTGATGTTCCTCGGCCTCGCCTTCGTCGAGGTGCTGGCCCTGCTCGGTCTGGTCGCTGGCTTCATCTTCCAGTGA
- the atpB gene encoding F0F1 ATP synthase subunit A encodes MIETLGSGVTLAAEEMELPGIGDFLLPEILFEGTPFAMDRIIMVRVIATVLLLVVLGITASRVKLIPGRWQAAVEWVLDFVRYNIVYQVMGEERGKRYVPMITAMFLSILVFNLCGIIPGANIAATATITMPLVFAGWCFVQYWIAAAREKGLLHFLRDEMFPKGVPAPIYVLLAPIQLLELLIIRPFSLTIRLFANMVSGHIIVALCLAATQWFLIESPDKALAFLGVGTFAAGFAMTLFEMLVAALQAFIFSMLTTAYINMSFPEDE; translated from the coding sequence ATGATCGAAACCTTGGGGTCCGGGGTCACTCTGGCCGCGGAGGAGATGGAGCTTCCCGGCATCGGCGATTTCCTGCTGCCGGAGATTCTGTTCGAGGGCACACCGTTCGCCATGGACCGCATCATCATGGTGCGCGTCATCGCCACCGTGCTGCTGCTGGTGGTGCTCGGCATCACCGCGTCGCGGGTCAAGCTCATCCCCGGCCGCTGGCAGGCCGCCGTCGAGTGGGTGCTGGACTTCGTGCGCTACAACATCGTCTACCAGGTGATGGGCGAGGAACGTGGCAAGCGCTATGTGCCGATGATCACCGCCATGTTCCTCTCGATTCTCGTGTTCAACCTGTGCGGCATCATCCCCGGCGCGAATATCGCCGCCACCGCCACCATCACCATGCCGCTGGTGTTCGCCGGCTGGTGCTTCGTGCAGTACTGGATCGCCGCCGCCCGTGAGAAGGGCCTGCTGCACTTCCTGCGCGACGAGATGTTCCCCAAGGGCGTTCCCGCGCCGATCTACGTGCTGCTCGCCCCGATCCAGCTGCTCGAGCTGCTGATCATCCGTCCGTTCTCTCTGACCATCCGACTGTTCGCGAACATGGTTTCCGGCCACATCATCGTGGCGCTGTGTCTCGCGGCGACCCAGTGGTTCCTGATTGAATCGCCCGACAAGGCGCTCGCCTTCCTCGGCGTCGGCACCTTCGCGGCGGGCTTCGCGATGACCCTCTTCGAGATGCTGGTCGCCGCCCTGCAGGCCTTCATCTTCTCGATGCTGACCACCGCCTACATCAATATGAGCTTCCCCGAAGACGAGTAA
- a CDS encoding homoserine O-succinyltransferase → MPIKIPSGLPARDILDSERIFALEKPEAERQRVRPLKLVILNLMPKKIETETQLLRLISKSPLQVEIDFMKTSTHEGTHVSADHLVTFYETLDRFQNNYYDGFVVTGAPVEHLAFEEVDYWREFETILDWASTHVFSTMYLCWGAMGALHYRYHVGKVDLPQKLFGVFPQYLQDEYCFLTNGFDEIALQPHSRLAGVNEDDIAAHPDLQVLTWGPESGPGLVAARDFSEVFALGHWEYGKSTLAEEYERDMAKGMTNVPFPKNYFPHDDPSLEPLFSWRAHGNLLWRNWLNWVYQTTPYDLTEVPGLRAEKRLGTDRSIRHEPGSPRKDGFTPFLRDGYGVVADSRA, encoded by the coding sequence ATGCCTATCAAAATCCCCAGTGGTCTGCCGGCCCGAGACATCCTCGATTCGGAGCGCATCTTCGCGCTTGAGAAGCCCGAGGCGGAGCGTCAGCGCGTCCGCCCGCTCAAGTTGGTGATTTTGAATCTCATGCCCAAGAAGATCGAAACCGAGACGCAGCTGCTGCGTCTGATCTCCAAATCGCCGCTGCAGGTCGAGATCGACTTCATGAAAACCTCCACGCATGAGGGCACGCATGTCTCCGCCGACCATCTCGTCACCTTCTACGAGACGTTGGATCGGTTCCAGAATAACTACTACGACGGTTTCGTGGTCACCGGAGCGCCGGTGGAGCATCTCGCCTTCGAAGAGGTGGACTACTGGCGCGAATTCGAGACGATTCTCGATTGGGCGTCGACCCATGTGTTCTCCACCATGTATCTGTGCTGGGGCGCGATGGGCGCGCTGCATTACCGCTATCACGTGGGCAAGGTCGATCTGCCGCAGAAACTGTTCGGCGTGTTCCCGCAGTATCTGCAGGACGAGTACTGCTTCCTGACCAACGGCTTCGACGAGATCGCGCTGCAGCCGCATTCGCGTCTCGCCGGCGTGAACGAGGACGACATCGCCGCCCATCCCGACCTGCAGGTGCTCACCTGGGGGCCGGAATCCGGCCCGGGACTCGTCGCCGCGCGCGACTTCTCCGAGGTGTTCGCGTTGGGGCATTGGGAATACGGCAAAAGCACGCTCGCCGAGGAATACGAGCGCGATATGGCCAAAGGCATGACCAACGTGCCCTTCCCCAAAAACTACTTCCCGCACGACGATCCCTCGCTGGAACCGCTGTTCTCGTGGCGCGCGCACGGCAATCTGCTGTGGCGCAACTGGCTGAACTGGGTCTACCAGACCACGCCGTACGATCTGACCGAAGTGCCGGGCCTGCGCGCCGAAAAGCGTTTGGGCACCGACCGTTCCATCCGCCATGAGCCGGGAAGTCCCAGAAAGGACGGCTTCACGCCCTTCCTGCGCGACGGCTACGGCGTGGTCGCGGATTCGCGGGCATAG
- a CDS encoding sortase: MDGRSAWNGLFAGEVAGRDATDGGHAADLVFRRRLRARMSRAWAARLLGVTAVLIGLLAVAVPLMWRAEEDARLQSVAQTTDADIDMRGDALVREQIILAQAYNRSVETFGTVMRAEAVDPMGGDDSARSVSDRTYRNALDMDGTGYIGSIAIEAIGVRLPIYHGTGAATLLRGAGHLYGSSLPVESACVADGMEGVDGAENAAGVDGAMGVGGAADAEGMAGANDVGGVGDVDVVTDADGACVGSHVVLSAHTGLADATMFSRLDTLTFGQEFSLHVAGTTMRYRIDGIAVVEPNRTDLFGLESGEDRVSLLTCVGLGNTKRLVVSGVRAPPSDADETSSGESVSASGEVPRLGGIVFMALGGVSWLALCGAMVAVSLEEHRLLRALSARHTRIRPPCPERA, from the coding sequence ATGGACGGGCGGTCCGCATGGAACGGTCTCTTCGCAGGCGAAGTCGCTGGCCGCGACGCGACTGACGGTGGCCATGCGGCCGACTTGGTGTTCCGTAGACGTCTGCGCGCGCGTATGTCGCGCGCGTGGGCGGCGCGGCTTCTGGGTGTGACGGCTGTGCTGATAGGACTGTTGGCGGTCGCCGTCCCGCTGATGTGGCGGGCCGAAGAGGACGCGCGTCTGCAGTCGGTGGCGCAGACGACGGACGCGGATATCGATATGCGCGGCGACGCCTTGGTGCGCGAGCAGATCATACTGGCGCAAGCGTACAACCGATCGGTGGAGACCTTCGGCACGGTGATGCGCGCCGAAGCGGTCGATCCCATGGGTGGCGACGATAGCGCGCGCAGCGTCTCGGACCGCACCTACCGAAACGCGCTTGATATGGACGGCACCGGGTATATCGGGTCGATCGCCATCGAGGCGATCGGCGTGCGGCTGCCCATCTATCACGGCACGGGCGCGGCCACCCTGCTGCGTGGCGCCGGCCACCTGTACGGCTCCAGTCTGCCGGTCGAATCCGCATGCGTCGCGGATGGCATGGAGGGCGTGGACGGCGCGGAAAACGCGGCGGGCGTGGATGGCGCGATGGGTGTGGGCGGCGCGGCGGATGCGGAAGGCATGGCGGGCGCGAATGACGTGGGCGGCGTGGGTGACGTGGATGTCGTGACGGACGCGGATGGCGCGTGCGTGGGCAGTCATGTGGTGCTCAGCGCGCACACCGGTTTGGCCGACGCGACGATGTTCTCCCGTCTGGACACGCTGACCTTTGGGCAGGAATTCTCCCTGCATGTGGCGGGCACGACCATGCGCTACCGCATCGACGGCATCGCGGTGGTCGAGCCGAACCGCACCGATCTGTTCGGATTGGAATCCGGCGAAGACCGCGTCAGTCTGCTCACCTGCGTGGGATTGGGCAATACGAAACGCCTGGTGGTTTCCGGCGTGCGCGCGCCGCCGTCCGACGCCGACGAAACATCGAGCGGCGAGAGCGTTTCGGCGTCGGGCGAGGTGCCGCGTCTCGGCGGCATCGTCTTCATGGCGCTCGGCGGCGTATCCTGGCTGGCGCTCTGCGGCGCGATGGTCGCCGTCAGTCTCGAGGAGCACCGGCTGCTCCGCGCGCTCTCCGCCCGTCATACGCGTATCCGTCCACCGTGTCCGGAGAGGGCGTGA